The genomic window ACGTGTGGGTTCGCATTTTGCCGCGTTGCTCGTTCATGTACGGAAAGCCCGATTCGGCATCGGCAATGAACTTCTCGGCGAACTTGCCGCTTTGAATATCGGTCAGCACATCTTTCATGGTGGCTTTGGTGTCCGCCGTGATGATGCGTGGCCCAGTCACATAATCGCCGAACTCGGCGGTGTTGCTGATGGAGTGGCGCATGCCTTCAAAGCCCTTCTCATAGATCAAATCGACGATCAGTTTGACTTCGTGCAGGGTTTCAAAGTAGGCGATTTCGGGTTGATAGCCCGCTTCCACGAGGGTTTCAAAGCCAGCTTGGATTAGGTGGGTCACACCGCCGCACAACACGCTTTGCTCGCCGAAGAGGTCAGTCTCGGTTTCTTCCTTGAAGGTGGTTTCAAGGACGCCTGCACGGGTGCCGCCGATGCCGCGTGCGTAGGCCAGCGCAATCTCGCGGGCGTTACCACTGGCATTTTGCTCCACGGCGAAAATGCTGGGCATCCCCGCGCCATCAGCGTAGACGCGGCGCAGCATGTGACCGGGGCCTTTGGGAGCGACCAGAAAAACGTCCACATCGGCGGGAGGCTTGATCCGGCCAAAGTGGATGTTGAAGCCGTGCCCGAAAGCCAGCGCCTTGCCTGCACTCAGGTTGGGTTCGATGCTCTCGGCGTAGGTTTTGGGCTGGTTCTCGTCGGGAATCAGCAGCATGACCACGTCGGCTTCCTTCACCGCGTCCTCGATGCTGGCAACGCGCAGACCGGCTTGCTCGGCTTTGGCCTTGCTGCTGCTACCGTCGCGCAGACCGACGACCACGTTAAGGCCGCTGTCACGCAGGTTCTGAGCGTGGGCGTGGGCCTGTGAGCCGTAACCGATGATGGCGATCAATTTGTCTTCGATGGGGGTCAGTGAAACGTCTTTGTCGTAGTACATTTTTGCGGCCATGTAAATCTCCTTATGGGTTCTGGTGGCTCAGCGCTGTTCTGCTGCGGACAAAGCCAGCGGGCAGCGGCGGGCGGAAAAGCAATAGTAAGAACTATAGGGCTTAGAAAGTGAAAGGGAGCGGGGTGTTCTAGGGGAGAGCTGAGGAGGGGCAGCGTCAGTCGACTTGTTTTCTGCCCTAACCGCAAGCCCACTCAAAACATGTTGTTGACTTCCCGCGCCTTACCCTCACGCGGCGCACTCTGCAGCACCGGCTGGAGCGTTTCCGTCTCGCCGTCGTGATAGATGTGGCTGGGAATGTCGGCGTTACTGCCGCGCGTCAGGGCGATCCGGCCCGTGCGCATGGTTTCCAGAATGCCGAACGTCCGCATCTGTTCGATAAAAGCGGTGATTTTGCCTTCGTCGCCGGTCACTTCGAAGGTCAGGGCGTGGTGTCCGGCGTCCACGATCCGGGCGCGGAAATCCTCGGCCATCTGGCGAATTTCAATGCGGCGCTCAGTGTTTTCCACCCGCACTTTAACCAGCACCAACTCGCGGTCAACATATTTTTCCAAGCTGTGGTCAATGATTTTGACTACGTCATGGAGCTTGTCGAGTTGCTTCATGGCTTGCTCGACCACGCCCCTGTCTCCGCTGACCACAAAGGTCATCCGCGAGACGCCGGGCATTTCGGTCGCGCCCACTGACAGGCTTTTGATGTTGTAGCCGCGCCGCCCAAAGAGAGACGTGATGCGGGTCAGGACGCGGGGTTCGTCGCGCACCAGCGCCGAGACGAGGTGGTCGGAAACGGGCTGAAGCGGTGAAGTCATTGGCTGGCCTCCGTGCTGATTTCGGTGTTTGCTGCGCTGGCCATCACATTCATTTTGTCACCCAAGTCCGGCACTTTGACCGGCTCGTTTTCGATCATCTCGTAGAGCGCCGCGCCCGCCGGAACCATCGGGAAAACGCCGTGTTCGTTGGGCACCACCACTTCCAGCAGGCCCGAGCCGTCGTGCGAGAGCCAAGCGTCGATGGCCGTCTCCAAGTCGGCGCTGTTGTCGGCCCGCCAACCTTTAATGTTGTAAGCGTCGGCCAATTTGAGGAAATCAGGGTTGGAGTCGCCCAGATAGACTTCGCTGTAGCGCTTTTCGTGAAACAGCTCCTGCCACTGGCGCACCATCCCCAAGTAAGAATTGTTGATGATGCAGATTTTGCAGTTGCGGATGTCGTATTTGGTGAGGGTGGCAAGTTCTTGGGACGTCATTTGAAAGCCGCCGTCGCCAGCAATCACGATGCTCTGCACGCCGGGTTCGGCCATCGCCGCGCCGAGCGCCGCCGGAAAGCCGAAGCCCATCGTCCCCAGGCCGCCGGAAGTCAGCCAGCGGCGCGGCTTTTCAAAACGGGCCAGCTGAGCGGCCAGCATCTGGTGTTGGCCCACGTCGGTGGTCAGGATGTCGTCGGGACGCAGTCTGGCCACTACTTGCCGCACCGCCTGAGCCGCGCCCCAGGTGGTCGGGTGTTCGCCACGCATTTTCCATTCGTCGATTTGGGCTTGCCACTCCGGCACTTCAAACGGCACTGCGCCATCGGTCAGGGCAACGGCGGCCTGCTTGGCGTCCGACTTGACCGGCAAGTGGGCACGCACGATTTTGCCGATTTCGGCGGCGTCGAGGTCAACGTGAATGATCTGGGCGTTCGGCGCAAAGTCTTTGACGCGGCCCGTCACGCGGTCGTCGAAGCGCAGCCCGAAGCCGATCAGCACGTCTGCCTGCGAGATGGCGTGGTTGGCGGCGACGCTGCCGTGCATGCCGGGCATGCCCAACCACAGCGGATCGGACGCCGGAAACGCCCCGAGGCCCATCAGCGTGGTGATGGTGGGAATTTGCCATGCCCGGGCAAACTCGGTGATTTCTTTGGACGCGCCCTGCGAGCCGCCACCGACCATCAAAACAGGCTTTTTGGCCGTCTTGAGCAGTTCGCAGGCCGCGTGGATCGCTTCTGGGCGCGGGCTGATGGCTTCGGGGGCGGCCTGCGGTTTGACCAGTTTGCCAGTGAACGCCGCGAGTTGCACGTCTTTGGGAATATCCACCAGCACCGGGCCGGGCCGACCCGAGCGGGCGATCCGAATCGCTTCGGCCACGATGGCGGGCAGTTCGTTGGGATCAGTCACCACGTAGTTGTGCTTGGTGATCGGCAAAGTGATGCCGGTGATATCGGCTTCCTGAAAAGCGTCGGTGCCCATCAGGTGCCGCGCCACATTGCCGGTAATGGCTAGGAGCGGCACATTGTCCATCATGGCGTCGGCGAGTCCGGTAACCAAGTTGGTCGCGCCGGGGCCAGAAGTGGCGATGCACACGCCGATTTCGCCGGTGGCCTTGGCCCAGCCTTCGGCGGCGTGAATCGCGCCTTGCTCGTGGCGGGCCAGCACATGGCGCACTTCGGGATAGTAGGTCAGGGCGTCGTAGACCGGCATGATCGCGCCGCCCGGATAACCGAACACCGTGCTGATGCCGTGCGCGGCGAGGGTGGCCCACAGCGCCTTGGCTCCGGTCATGTCCTGCATCTCCTGATGTTCTTGCTGCTCTGGGTGCTGCTCTGGTCGATCTGCGTCCGGCTGGGTCATGCGCCCTTCTCCTCGTCCTACCTGTCCCCTATCCAAAAAATCCCCCGCCCTGGGTGTGGGGCGGGGGCTTCTAGCGTCACGCAGGACTTAGCGCCGACAACCCCCGGAGCCAAGAAGTACTACCACAATGTTAGCTGCGCCTGCGTACATGCTCATCAGGGTACGCGCTGGGGAGAGGCGGCGTCAACAAAAATCTAGTCAAGGTCAGGTCACGGTCAAGGCAGGCAGGGCCAAACAGAGCAACACGCTCACAGCTTCTTGGCCTGCGGATACTTCATGATCGCTTCGTCTTCAGTCAAAAATTCGCCCTCGGCGTCGGGACTCCAGATGACTTCGGCGCGGATCAAGTCGCCGGGATTGACGGCAGAAATGGCCTGCAAAGCTGCCCGGACTTCAGCCGCGTCGGTGGCTCCGGCGGGCGGCAACTGCGCCAAGCTCTGCGCCGCCACGCCCAGCGTCACGACCAAGTACAATTCGCCCACGTCTTTTTTGAAAGTGTAGTCGGCTTGGTGCTGGTAGCCGGTGCGCGGGTCTTTGTTTTGGTAATTGCTGGTGGTCTGATCGGTGAAGGCGGCGCGGGCTTGGGTCGCCCACGCGCCGAGTTGAGCGTCGGCGCTGCTGGCACTGCCCTGAGCACGCTGCACGTCGCCGTAAGTCCAGCGCTCGGGGTGTCTGAGGACCACCAGAGCCGCTTCCTGAAGCATCTGGGTCAGCCCGGCGTCGGTATCGGGATCGCCGCTCTGGGCCACCGCTTGCAGGGCGCGTTTGACATCGTCGCCCTCGGTCATGACGACTTGCACCATCACCGTCTGGGCGTTGCCGCTCATGCTGCCCAGCAAGCCGCCGCCCATCACTCCGCGCCCCGAAGCTGCGCTGCGGCGCATCACCAAAAACACCACCAAAACAATGCCGCCGATCAGCAAAATGGGAAGCAAGCTCAGGCCGCTGCCACCGCCGTAACCGCCGCCGTATCCCCCACCGTAGCCGCCGTTGTTGATGATGACCGGCCCACGGTAACCGCCGCCGCTGTACCCGCCGCCTGAATAACCGCCGCCGCCCCGACTGGAGCCGCCGCCAAAACTGCCGCCACTGGACGAACCGCCGCCGCCGCCGCTGGAGCGCCCCCCGAAACCGCCGCCGGACTGGGCCCAAGCGAGGCCGCCCAAAGCGAGCAGACCGAGCAGCAGCGTGACTTTGAGCAGGCGTTGCCAGTGGTGGAGATACGCAGCAAAAGCAGAAAACATCGAAGCGGAATTGGGCATAGCCAACAGTTTAGAGCGAGTTGGGGCAGGGTGAGACGTGAAGGCCAGGAAACGGTCAATAACAGGGTCAGTACAGCGCCCCGCTTTCGGCTGGCCCCAGCTCGAACTTGCTGAAGGTCACGGTAAAGCCGCCGCGCTGGGGCGAGCAAGCGTAGACACCCACCTTTGCGGCGAGTTCCGGTGGAAAGTAAGCCAAACGCAGGAGCGACCACTCGGTTTCCCGTGCTTCTTCAGTGTAAAAGCAGCGGCTTTGCACGCTCACCGCGTCGCCCCGCCGGGTCAGCTTGAGATCAAAAAAGTCAGGCATGCCTACCGGGCGCACGCTCCAATCGCTGAAGCTGTGCGTGACCACGGCGCTGAGCTGCTGCTGGCCGACAAATTCTACGCCCGCCTTGATCCACTCGCGCTCATTGGCACGCAGCATCAAACCCGCTTGGTCGTACAGCGCTTGATACTGACCGCGCACCCGCACCTGCACGCTGAATTCCTGCGGCGCAGGCAGAGCAAAAAAGTGGCCGTTGTCATGGGTGAAGCCGTAATGGGTCTGCCGCCAAAAGTCGGTGTCGGGGGCGGTTTCGACCTCAAGTTGAGTGTTCTCTAGGTGTGAGCGCGGCGGCGGGTTGAGCCAAGTCAGTGTTTGCCAATCGGTCATCGGTGCGGCCAGCATACACGGCGGGTAGACTACGGGCATGGAACGAGAATTGACGCCGGAAGCCTTCAGCGCCTTGCTGGAGGGTTTGTATGAACGAGACGACCGCTTGGAGCTGCGCCAAGAAGGCGAGGTTTATCCGCGCAGTGAAAAAGTGGACGCTTATATCCTCAGCGGCCACGCCGAAGCGCTGCAAAGTGTGGAGTTTGACGGCGACCTGTGGGGCACGCTGGAAGATATAGACGAGCAGGCCGCTGACGAGGACGAGGCGTGGGCCAAAATTCGGGCTTTTTACCTTGACCGGGGAAACTTGCTGCTGCGGCTCGGCGCGGGTGAGGAGTGGATTTTCAACGAAAGCTTGGCTCGGCGCATCGGCCTGCTGAGTCCAGACAGCCACGAGTAAAGGTCAACGCTACGTCAAGTCCGCCTGAACGCCCGCTCATCCACAAGATGAGAAATCGGCGCTAAGGTAGGTTATGTCTCAACGTAACCAACACCGCTTTCCCGTCAAACGTTTTATTTTGCTCGGCGCACTGATCGGCGCAGGCGTGTACTATCTCAGCCGCGAACAAAACCGCAAGGCGCTCGACAACAAGCTGGCCGAGCTCGGCATTAAAGACGCCGCCAGCGACGTGGCCAGCAGCGCCTCTAAAGGCTTTGAGCAAGTCAAAGAAGCGGCCAAAGACGCCGGAGCCACGATCGCCGACAAAGCCGCCGACGTCAAAGACGCTGCCCAGCGCAGCACTGAAGAAGGCAAGGAAGCCGCTAAAGACGCTCTGCAAGACGTCTCCAAAGCTGTCCAAGACGCCGCCGCCAAAACCCGTGACGCCGCGCAAGACCTTGGCGCACAGGTTAAAGACAGCGCCCAGAGTGTCGCGCCGCAGGTTAAAGCCGCTGCTCAGGACGCGGGCAAAGCGGTGGCTGACAAAGCCAATGAAGTGAAAGACAACGCCCAAAAAGCCGTCAGCGGCGCTCAAGATACGGCGCAGGACAAAGCCCAAGACCTCAAGCGAGAGGTGAAAGCGGCCGCCGACGCCACCAAGACGACGGCGCAAAATGCCGCCGAAGATGCCAAGAACACCGCCCAACAGCTCAACGCCGATGCCAAAGACAAAGTGCAAGACGTGAAGGCTGACGTCAAAACGGAAGCTCACGACACTGGCAAGGACATTCGCGCCAACATCCAGAACTTGGCTCAGGCCACCAAAGACAAAGCGCAAGACGTCAAAGAGGATGTCAAAGACCAAACCCGCAAAAACTAAAACGTTGTAAAAGAGCTGTTCAGACGAAAGGAGCCTGTTGCTTAGGCTCCTTTCGCCTTGCTTTCTCACCGCTCAAGCCAAGTCCATTAGACTGGCCGGCATGTCGCTCCCCTCCTCCCGCTTGGCCGTCATTCACACCGGCGGCACGATTGCCAGCCGCCCCGATCCCAGCGGCGCGGGCCTGACTCCGCAGCAAGCGCCGCAAACGCCGATTTCGCCACAGATCCGCGTGGACGACGTGCAGGCCTTCAACTTGCCCAGCCCGCATATCACGCCCGCCCATATGGAAACGCTGCGCGGCTTGATCGAAGACCTCGCGCCCGATTACGGCGGCCTGGTCGTGACCCACGGCACCGACACGCTGGAAGAAACCGCCTTCTTCTTGCACCTGACGCTCGGCACACCGGCTGGCGTGGTACTGACCGGCAGTATGCGCCACGCCGAGGAGCTGAGCTGGGACGGCCCCGGCAATTTATATGACGCGGCGCAGGTGGCCCTCAGCCCCCAGACGCGGGGGCGCGGCCCGCTGGTGGTGTTCGGCGGCGACATTTTTGACGCCCGAACCGTCACCAAAGTGCATACCACGGCGGTGGACGCTTTCGGAGGGTATCCCGGCCCAATTGGGCGCATAGACCACGGGCCAGTCGGAGCGGCGCTGCATTATTTTGCTCGCCCCGAGCCGCGTCCGCTTTACCGCCCAAGCCGGGTGGACGCCCGCGTGGAAGTGCTGTACGCCTACGCCGGGTGGCGGGGCGAGGGCTATGCACAGGCCGCCGAGCGGGCCGACGGCTTGGTGATCGCTGCGCTGGGCACCGGCAATTTGCCTGCCGAGTTGCTGCCTTTAATCGAGCAAACCTGCGCCCAGACGCAAAAGCCCGTCATCATCGCCACCCGCACCCACGCCGGGCCAGTGCTGCCGATCTACGGTTACGCGGGCGGCGGAGCCAGCTTGCTGCGGGCCGGAGCGATTCCCGCCAGTTTTCTGAACGCCCACAAAGCCCGCATTTTGTTGGTGGTGCTGCTGGGCATGGGACTGGGGCGAGATGAAATCGCGGAGGTGTTCGGGCGATTTTGAGGGGCGTTTCAAAGCCACTTCCCCCTTCCCCGCACTACGAGCCGCTCTTGCCCCACTTAAACGGACTGAAATTGGTGTGGCGGTCAAACACGTCCACGCCCTCGGCCCGCTTGAGGAAAGAGACGACGGCGTAGGTGACCGGCGTCAGCACCACTTCCAGGCCGACTTTGTAGAGATAATTGAACAGCACCAAGCCCCACAGCACGTCGCTGGGCAGCACGCCCCAGAAGGCCACCAAGCTGAACACCAGCGTGTCGGCCCCCTGCCCCACCAAGGTGCTGCCGATGGTGCGCGTCCACAGCCAGCGCCCGCCCGTCAGCAGTTTGAGGCGGGCCAGAACATACGAATTGAGAAACTCGCCCACAAAAAAAGCCAAGGTAGAGGCCAGCAAAATGCGCGGCGCGAAGGCAAACACCACGCCGAATGCGCCTTTGGTCGGGCTGTCCACGCTCTCGGACAGGGACGCCACCAGCGCAAAGGTGAGGGTCGCCAGCATATTCATGGCCAGCCCAAACCAGATCACGCGGCGCGAGCGGGCGTAGCCGTACACTTCGGTGAGCAGATCGCCGAAAATGTAGGTCAGCGGAAACAAAATGGTGCCGCCATCAAAAGCCGGTTGCCAAAAGCCCAGATTGACGGTGGCGGTTTTGGTGCTGGCCAAGTTGGAAACAATCAGCACCACCGCGAACAGCGCCAAAATGAGATCAAAATACTTAAAACGGGTCGGTTGTGCATTCGAAACTGGCTCACTCAACTTCTGGTCGCTGGACATGCGGCCCTCCTCGTGCGGCAAACTCGCAAAAAGGCGAGCGCCAAGGCGCAGTGTAGCGGGCCAGTTGAGGCTTGACCAGTTCCGCTTTGCCGAGCGCTGACCACTCGCTGCGCCGGCATGTCAACATAAAAGCCATGACCGCGCCTCCCCTTTCCTTTTCTGCTGATCTGGCTCGCCACTCCCTCCTGACACGCGGCCAACGCATTCGCACCACGCTGGGCGTTTTGATTGGGCTGTACATTCTGATCGGCGTGCTTTCGCTGGGCATTCTCGGCATTTTCTGGGGATTTTCTGGCCCGTTCTGGAAAGAACTCGAACCAGACCCAGGCAGCCTCAAAAGCTTCATCAATTGGATTTTGGGCGGCAGTGTCTTGGTGTCTGCCGCCTTTTTCGTGTTGTATGTGCTGGCGCTTCTGGCGGCCCGGCGGGCCATTGCCAGCGTGCAGACTTACGCGCTGAGTGGCCAAACAGGCTCCGCCGCCAGTGACGCCCGGCGCTTCAACAAATGGCTGAGCGCTTGGCAGTGGTGGACACTGATTTCAGCCATTTTGAGCGTGTCCCTCGTGCCTTTTTTCATAGGGTGGGCGGCAAAGCTCGATCCGGCCACCACCAAAACCTTGGGGAGCGCCGAGCTGAGCGTGGTGGCCATCAGCGGCGTGCTTCAGGCGCTGCCCACCGTCGTGCTGACTTGGCTGGTGCTGGCCAGCATCAAGCGCTTTTTCGCGGCAGTGGCGCTCCACGCGGGCGGCAGTCGGCAGCCGGTCACGCCGGTGGCCAGCGCGGCGGGCGGCTGGCTGATCTTTACCATCGTGGTTTTGGCGCTGGGGCTGACCGCTTTGGCGTTCTTCACCTTGCTGGTGGCTGCTCTCGGCACTCTCCCCAAAATGTTCGCGCAAGACGCCAGCTTCGGCGTCGACCCAGCCACATTTAAGAGCGCGTTCGGCGGCGTAGCCGTGCTGCTGCTGCTGAGCGCCGTGCTGTACGGGTTCTTGATTGCTCTCACGGCTTGGTCACGCGGGTTTGCGCTGAACGCGGCGGCCCTCCTCGACGCGGCGCGGCTGGGCGGCGAGCGCAGCGCCGCTTCTCTGCCAATGAACGAGGGGATTGATCCGTGGAAGACTTCGATCACACTCTCCAAATCAGACGATTGGAACGGGCGGTGAGTTCGGTGGAGTGGAATGGGAGGCGTCTTCTCCAAATCTGAGCCACTCGGACACCCCCGATGCGGCACAATAGCAGCCATGATTCACCGGCCTCTGCCCGCTTTTTTGCTGCTTTCTCTGAGTCTTCTCAGCGCCTGCACTTCCACCACCACGCCGACCCCCCCTACCGGAAAAACCACTTCCCCACCGGTTGCCAGCGGCGACGACGTGCCGACGGTGGCGCGGGCAACCCGGCCCGCCGCGCCCAACTGTGCCGTGCAGAGCCTCGCCTCACAGGTGGCGGGCGGCGACCTCGCCAAACTGAGTTACGCCAACCTCTGGCCCACATTAAGGACGCAGGCCAGCGCCAGCACCTTGGCCGGGCTGCTGCTGGATACCCGCACGCTCATCAATGCCAAGTATTACGGCTTCAGTGCAGTGGATTTGCAAGCGCTTCACGAAACGTGGGAAGCCAATTTGCGCAAAACCTTCGGCAATTTACAACAGGCCGTCCCCAGCGCCGCCGATCCCCTGATGGCGCAGTACATTTCGGCCGTCAACGACGACCACACCTTTTACCTGAGCCCGGCCAGCTACCAAGCCTTCAAAAATCAGGGCAGCGGCTCGCCCACCCCTACGCCCAAGTTCGGCTTCCGGTTTGCAGCGGTGCCGGGTGAAGACGGCGCGGTGCTGATTGACATTGACGCGGGCACCCCTGCCGCCGCCGCCGGATTACAACGCGGCGACACCATTTTGAGCGTGAACGGCGTAGCCCTGACGCGCAGCAGCAGCGACGACAATGCGGCAGCCAGCCAGTATTCAAGCGTTCTCGCGGCAGCCATCACCCGGGGCGGCAGCGTCACGCTGGGTATTCGGCGCGGGGCCACCCCCCTGAGCATCGCCGTAACGCCGAGTATCGTTTCCAGCAGCTCCGTACCCTCAGGCCGAATGCTGGGCAGCACCTACTTGCTGCGGCTGCCCTCCTTTGCCACCGCAGGCACCGCCCAGCGGGTGCACGACTTGGTGCGGGCCGCCCAAAATGCCGGAGCGAAGAGCCTGATTCTCGATTTGCGCGGCAACCGGGGCGGCTTGGTCAGCGAGGCCACCGGCGTCAGTGCCGCTTTTGCGCCGAAACTGGCAGGGCAAACCTTGGAGTTCATCGACGCGCAGGACTTGACCTTTTTTTACAACGCCCGGAGTGGTCAGGTCGCGGGGCGCGGGGTGTGCTTGAAGAACACCGAAACGCTGACGACCATCCAAAATCCGGCTCTGTGGACCGGCAAGCTGGCCACGCTGGTCAACGCCGACAGTGCCAGCGCCAGCGAGGTCGTCACCGAGACGCTGCAAAAAGCGGGAGCGAGCGCTTTTGGTGAAGTCACGGTGGGCGTGGGCAACACCGCCACCACCATCAGTGACCTCGGTTCCGGCAACCGGGGGCTGAGCGTCACCATTGCCCGCAGCCGCGCCTTGGACGGCCAGTATTTGACCGCCAAAGTCGCGCCGAATGTGGCGGTGAGCGATGATCTGAAAGCGCTGGCTCACGGGGATGATTTACCGCTGGAAGCGGCTTTGAATAAAGTTCAGTAACACTTCATTCCTCTCCGATTCGCTCCACGGCCAAGACTTCCCGCGCCACGGTCAAAAAGGCCCGCACCAC from Deinococcus detaillensis includes these protein-coding regions:
- the ilvC gene encoding ketol-acid reductoisomerase, whose protein sequence is MAAKMYYDKDVSLTPIEDKLIAIIGYGSQAHAHAQNLRDSGLNVVVGLRDGSSSKAKAEQAGLRVASIEDAVKEADVVMLLIPDENQPKTYAESIEPNLSAGKALAFGHGFNIHFGRIKPPADVDVFLVAPKGPGHMLRRVYADGAGMPSIFAVEQNASGNAREIALAYARGIGGTRAGVLETTFKEETETDLFGEQSVLCGGVTHLIQAGFETLVEAGYQPEIAYFETLHEVKLIVDLIYEKGFEGMRHSISNTAEFGDYVTGPRIITADTKATMKDVLTDIQSGKFAEKFIADAESGFPYMNEQRGKMRTHTLEVVGKELRDQMPFITKKELEV
- the ilvN gene encoding acetolactate synthase small subunit — encoded protein: MTSPLQPVSDHLVSALVRDEPRVLTRITSLFGRRGYNIKSLSVGATEMPGVSRMTFVVSGDRGVVEQAMKQLDKLHDVVKIIDHSLEKYVDRELVLVKVRVENTERRIEIRQMAEDFRARIVDAGHHALTFEVTGDEGKITAFIEQMRTFGILETMRTGRIALTRGSNADIPSHIYHDGETETLQPVLQSAPREGKAREVNNMF
- the ilvB gene encoding biosynthetic-type acetolactate synthase large subunit; the protein is MTGAKALWATLAAHGISTVFGYPGGAIMPVYDALTYYPEVRHVLARHEQGAIHAAEGWAKATGEIGVCIATSGPGATNLVTGLADAMMDNVPLLAITGNVARHLMGTDAFQEADITGITLPITKHNYVVTDPNELPAIVAEAIRIARSGRPGPVLVDIPKDVQLAAFTGKLVKPQAAPEAISPRPEAIHAACELLKTAKKPVLMVGGGSQGASKEITEFARAWQIPTITTLMGLGAFPASDPLWLGMPGMHGSVAANHAISQADVLIGFGLRFDDRVTGRVKDFAPNAQIIHVDLDAAEIGKIVRAHLPVKSDAKQAAVALTDGAVPFEVPEWQAQIDEWKMRGEHPTTWGAAQAVRQVVARLRPDDILTTDVGQHQMLAAQLARFEKPRRWLTSGGLGTMGFGFPAALGAAMAEPGVQSIVIAGDGGFQMTSQELATLTKYDIRNCKICIINNSYLGMVRQWQELFHEKRYSEVYLGDSNPDFLKLADAYNIKGWRADNSADLETAIDAWLSHDGSGLLEVVVPNEHGVFPMVPAGAALYEMIENEPVKVPDLGDKMNVMASAANTEISTEASQ
- a CDS encoding DUF1517 domain-containing protein — translated: MPNSASMFSAFAAYLHHWQRLLKVTLLLGLLALGGLAWAQSGGGFGGRSSGGGGGSSSGGSFGGGSSRGGGGYSGGGYSGGGYRGPVIINNGGYGGGYGGGYGGGSGLSLLPILLIGGIVLVVFLVMRRSAASGRGVMGGGLLGSMSGNAQTVMVQVVMTEGDDVKRALQAVAQSGDPDTDAGLTQMLQEAALVVLRHPERWTYGDVQRAQGSASSADAQLGAWATQARAAFTDQTTSNYQNKDPRTGYQHQADYTFKKDVGELYLVVTLGVAAQSLAQLPPAGATDAAEVRAALQAISAVNPGDLIRAEVIWSPDAEGEFLTEDEAIMKYPQAKKL
- a CDS encoding DUF1349 domain-containing protein — protein: MPVVYPPCMLAAPMTDWQTLTWLNPPPRSHLENTQLEVETAPDTDFWRQTHYGFTHDNGHFFALPAPQEFSVQVRVRGQYQALYDQAGLMLRANEREWIKAGVEFVGQQQLSAVVTHSFSDWSVRPVGMPDFFDLKLTRRGDAVSVQSRCFYTEEARETEWSLLRLAYFPPELAAKVGVYACSPQRGGFTVTFSKFELGPAESGALY
- a CDS encoding asparaginase — translated: MSLPSSRLAVIHTGGTIASRPDPSGAGLTPQQAPQTPISPQIRVDDVQAFNLPSPHITPAHMETLRGLIEDLAPDYGGLVVTHGTDTLEETAFFLHLTLGTPAGVVLTGSMRHAEELSWDGPGNLYDAAQVALSPQTRGRGPLVVFGGDIFDARTVTKVHTTAVDAFGGYPGPIGRIDHGPVGAALHYFARPEPRPLYRPSRVDARVEVLYAYAGWRGEGYAQAAERADGLVIAALGTGNLPAELLPLIEQTCAQTQKPVIIATRTHAGPVLPIYGYAGGGASLLRAGAIPASFLNAHKARILLVVLLGMGLGRDEIAEVFGRF
- a CDS encoding queuosine precursor transporter, coding for MSSDQKLSEPVSNAQPTRFKYFDLILALFAVVLIVSNLASTKTATVNLGFWQPAFDGGTILFPLTYIFGDLLTEVYGYARSRRVIWFGLAMNMLATLTFALVASLSESVDSPTKGAFGVVFAFAPRILLASTLAFFVGEFLNSYVLARLKLLTGGRWLWTRTIGSTLVGQGADTLVFSLVAFWGVLPSDVLWGLVLFNYLYKVGLEVVLTPVTYAVVSFLKRAEGVDVFDRHTNFSPFKWGKSGS
- a CDS encoding S41 family peptidase encodes the protein MIHRPLPAFLLLSLSLLSACTSTTTPTPPTGKTTSPPVASGDDVPTVARATRPAAPNCAVQSLASQVAGGDLAKLSYANLWPTLRTQASASTLAGLLLDTRTLINAKYYGFSAVDLQALHETWEANLRKTFGNLQQAVPSAADPLMAQYISAVNDDHTFYLSPASYQAFKNQGSGSPTPTPKFGFRFAAVPGEDGAVLIDIDAGTPAAAAGLQRGDTILSVNGVALTRSSSDDNAAASQYSSVLAAAITRGGSVTLGIRRGATPLSIAVTPSIVSSSSVPSGRMLGSTYLLRLPSFATAGTAQRVHDLVRAAQNAGAKSLILDLRGNRGGLVSEATGVSAAFAPKLAGQTLEFIDAQDLTFFYNARSGQVAGRGVCLKNTETLTTIQNPALWTGKLATLVNADSASASEVVTETLQKAGASAFGEVTVGVGNTATTISDLGSGNRGLSVTIARSRALDGQYLTAKVAPNVAVSDDLKALAHGDDLPLEAALNKVQ